The Euphorbia lathyris chromosome 4, ddEupLath1.1, whole genome shotgun sequence genomic interval GAAGATGGGTTTCCGGGATACTCCGGCGCCCACTCTGCTGGAATTTGTATCGTTTTAAGAGACATATTCTCCCTAACCATGTTTACTGGAAAGATTGATTGTTATATATAATTGTACAAGATTGATTTGTTGTTCCTAATTCGGATTAGTGTATTGAGgcatttttttaatgtaaaacaCTTGTCTTTTATTCGATGCTTTTTCATATTCAACAAAACTGCAACATAACTAAAGACAAATACAAAACTAAACCGAGTGCAAATCTTTCAATAAGCaccaaaaacataaaacaaaagacaaaaaaaacttAGAACTCTTATTCTCATGTGTTGGAAGGGTTTTGAGTTCTATCTTTTCACTAAAACCTTACCCAAGTCTGGGATAAAACTTCCTCAGAGAAGTTTCTTGATTGAACCCAAAATCATAACCACCATTCAGAGTATTCTGCATATCATTTGCAGCAGGCTCATCAGCAAACACAGGTTCAGCCATTGGAGCCTGAGCCTGAGCCTGAGGCTGACTGGAAGAAGCTCCTCCATTGATGCTTTCCACAGTGAGTTTCCTGCATAAAATTGTATGCACCTCTTCAAACAGTGCATACAGTTTCTCAAGTTCTTCACGGTTAAGCTCATTGAGAGGAGCATCCCACCAATTGAtctctttccctttcccttTATCTCTCATCATGGCAGCCTTCAACCAAGCCCCCTTGGCCTTCTCAGCCTCCAGATTGCTGATCATGTCATTGTGCATCTGAGTAAGCTCTTGAACCTTCATCTTCCGATAAGCCTCGATCAGAGGGTGAGGGTGACTGTTTTCATTAATCTTGAGTCCCAGAAACCGATTGGCTATGGTCTCCACGGAAGGATAGCCAAAAGAGAAAGGTTTACCTGCTGGTGAAAACACCAAGAACCCTATCTCAGCACCACAAAGAGTCACCAGTTCACTTGATTTCTTATATATGCCGGATCTTCTTTTGGAGAAGGTGATCAACCTATCATCCTCATTTTGGATCCTCTTCATTTCGATCTTCTGCTTGCCTTTGCTCAGCTTCCTTCTTGCCATATTCTCACCTCCTCTTCTGTACTGTACTGATAtcaaggttttttttattttattttgttaagttCTTCCACATTACCTTCCATTATATAGATGGAGAATTATGAACAAACCAATTACTTAAGGGGTATTAAGGTCACAATTTTGTTCTAAGTTGTTCTTTCCATAGTAAGCATGCTAAGAAAGGAAACCAGGGACTGGGGTTAGGGttgacaattttattttttggtaggTGAGGAATAATATGTTTAGGttaatttgtttcaaaaaaacagTTTAAATTTTACCGTTTATGAGCGGGCGGTCCTTTTCAAAGTACGCGTGCGAGGAGATTTTCCCACTGTTGGTAAGTTAGATACCTTTTAGTGGTTCCCTCGTATTCGTCGTTCGTATTAGGAACATGTCACGCGACTTTGAATGGAACAGATCCTTGtaaaaaattgagttcatcAAACATTGCATAAATTCACCTTATAATAAAGTAATCAACAGCTTCTGTTGTTTCCATCAAGGTTTAACAGGTCATATATATAATGCATGAATATTATTTATGTTTGCAGgtgaaaagaagaagaagttgtaAAACATATTTTGCAACTACTAGTTTTGATACATATCCAAAGAAGTTTATCATTCTCATGTTAACGTTTAAGCATTTAAAAGCAAGGTTTGGGTCCTGGATCTGCCACGTATTGCACAGAACTTGATTGCATCGCATTGCATGGTTCAACTTGATGAGACAGTTAATGAAGTTGGTAATTTTATGCATCTCTTAAAGttacaatacttatatttgTTAAAAGAGAGATGATTGAGATGAATGGTTGAGACAGGTTAGTAAAAGAAAGGAAATGGAAATGAATGTAAAGTAAGAGATTAATGTGTTGTCCTTAGACCTGTCCATGGGTTGGGCTTGGCCGgttcgggccgggccgggccgggccggacttttgtgtaaaagtgctcgtcccaagcccagcccagcccagtattaatttagacgggctcgggcttaaaaatcaaatcccaagcccaacccatataactaaaaaaatattattaatttttaattataaaaaattaaatttatgcttaaaataaatatttaattataaatatataatatttttaattaatattaataaggcgGGCCGGCCCGTGATATTTTCATATGGCCCAAATCCGCtcaaaaaataggcgggctttaGCGGGCCTGAGCCGGGCTGGGCCTAAGAGTAAATTTTATTGTCCAAGCCCGGCCCAAAGGACACGGACCTAGGCGGGCCGGGCGGGTACTCGGGCCTGTGGGCAGGTCTAAGTTGTCCCTGTTTCAGATATAGGTttttatatacttttttttttattttttttttgtaagggTTTATAAgaagttgaaaaaaaaaactaaaataatttgTTTAACCTCATTAATAGaccatttaatttatttttcttttttttggtaggaatttaatttattcttcTAAATATATCAAATgaataattcaaaaaataaataggTATATAACATATATATCTAAGGATGtagaatgattttttatttaaaacatggaaaatggaaaaacataaaaatttataaaacgaGAAAtagcaaaataaaataaaataaaacaaaataagtaaaacatgaaaaataaataaaaaatgtgaaaaaggaaaaaaaaagtgaaaaacaaaGAATAGCAAacataaaaaatagtaaaagaaaataagtgtgaaaagggaaaaaacatgaaaaatagtaaaagaaaatatgttttttttacgttttcactttttttttttacagttttcatgtttttgtgtttctttattattttattattttattttgttaagttCTTCCATTACCTTCCATTATATAGATGGAGAATTATGAGCAAACCAATTATTTAAGGGGTATTAAGGTCACAATTTTGTTCTAAATTGTTCTTTCCATAGTAAGCATTGCTAAGAAAGGAAACCTGAGGTTGGGGTTAGGGttgacaattttattttttggtaggTGAGGAATAATATGTTTaggtttatttgtttttaaaaaaactgtTTAGGttaatttaacttaacatttttattttaggttttaatatattatgggaatgacattttaattttatttattcaaatccacttttttcaattttaccgTTTATGAGCAGGCGTTCCTTCTTAAAGTACACGTGCAAGGAGATTTTTTCAATGTCGGTAGATACCCTTTTAGTGGTCACCCTCATGTTCCTTGTTCGTATTAGAAATATGCCACACGACTTTGAAGGGAATGGATCCTTATTGAACGGGCAACCCTGAAGGAATAGTGAAAGTCGtcacttggtttgttttccactAATCCGAGAAATAGTAGACATGGCAGACTTcgcaatgaaaaataaaatgtagcaaaataaaataacgaaaaaatggaaaaaaaccttaaaaaataacaaatactttgttattttgttgttgctttcattttttttaccattcttatgcttttcatattttttcaattttcttgattttcattttttattcgttttcatgatttttttgttttacgttttttgcgttttttccattttcacatttttttttctcttttttttttattgtttttccattttttcacgttttccccttttttgtgtttaacattttcatatttttaccattttttcatattcatgtttttttttcgtttttcatattttttcatttttaaaattttcagtttttttttactttctttttcgcTTTTAGCgtcttttcacattttttcgtaTAATctgttttcattttttcaattttttcgtttttcacgtttttaaatgtttttccatttttttttcttcacttTTTTTAAACTATATAAACAACTAATATATACTTGTCtttagattttgatttttttagagttttactttgttttctacttattgattaatttagaatctgTGATAATCTCAGCTCAAAAGTGTCTTCGAAATGTCCCCATTATAAAAAGGGAAATTTGTTTTGGAGTGTCGGATGCATGACCCGAGTGTTCTCGGATATCCAACACTGAGTGCACTAACTTCCTAGAAGTATCAATGATTCCTAAATTAATTtctaattagtaattataaCAGATTTGATATTAAAAACAGAATATGCAACCGCCTAATCCCAAAACTTTGTACgttttttttaacatattttataTACTTTTGAGTATTTTGTTATGGCTTTACCACTATTATGTATGATTATGAGAATTTGTAAAATAGCTAGATAACTGTTATATTGAATTAAAGTAGAACTTAATAGAAGTAGGAGCATTAATGCAACTCGATTCGGAATGAGTGGGATCAGAATAAAAAGTTTGAACAAGATACAGTCTTAGGAGATATGAGTGAGATATAAAGACTGGCTGAAACTTTTTAATAACATGTGTTTCTAATAATATATACTAGGACGACTCCCTCGCGTTGCTTCGGATATTTGAAAGAGATAATTTACatttagaataaaattaataagaagaataaaaaaatataaatataatagttGCGAAAGTTATCATCAAacctgtcacacccgaccctagacgacctcaatcggcatcggacgtgaaatagaaagatcataatcaacacttagaattctccaatttatctcaatatcataatattatattatattacaattgaattaccaaagttctaaccataattctaacaataagcagccaacttccaaacctcgcctaatcggttggtaaccttctctatatcctgtactttatcacctaaacacattaaaacatttaaaaacgtgagacaaaaatctcagtaagaaactatcagctataaaaccaactttatttaacatagctacatatatacatttacaaagggatttaatcaaaaccttataaaatatactcaaaacttaagtttataagatagtcatcaaaaccttataaaatatactcaaaacttaagtttataagatagtcatcaaaaccttataaaatattctcaaaacttaagttcataaaataaaatttgtgtatgtgtaaccatcctcgaattccacccatgtagatcataacatcaatcataacaatatcgagatatctcatttatatctcgttccttgcctaacagttaggactaccagccgtgcactctggtcataccgccattaggtatggtcttacaatttacaactcctaccccagGCAAttctagatggacaaaaccatttaatctttcgaaatatcacaactcataaaaatcatatgtggacttcaatccaaaataataacaacaataaccgcaaacagatttctcaatccaaaaacaattcgtaagaaatcatcaaatttattttattcaatatatatacattgaaaccaaaaacatatatgtatatatgtaaatcaaccaaattgagccttaaatcaatataatcaagtaaaatctgaaattcacatagaagcatagtcaatagcttcatttgaaccataatttcacaataaaaagcaaaatcgtgaaaaatctcaattttacaaaagtcctgcataaccctaaaatatcaatttctgaaaattctttgattatatatatatctatatacataaaactcaaaatatagttgatagttacttacattggtcactaattgaagaaaacagacccgttcaattctcctataaattctgtctaagacgtttcccgccaaacactgccgaaactcaaaaaatctttggttaggacttagattTATACATAAGGATaatatggttccaatttcgagtgatttggacggtcgaatctccgtaaatcaaagaaacggtggagaaacggttcagagaaaactgatgaatttTAAAAAggaattgaaaaagaaaaagaaaagatatagatatagatgatgatgatgatatccTCTGGAATATTTGTGAAAAGTTTGGCAAATAtcacgtttgatcctccatctttctataatcttttaaaaagtACCATAAAGttttattttatacataaaaccatcgaattaactccaaacttttcccatagcaccaaattaacttcacacacccaataattataatatatactaatataaaaatataaattttagaaatttagacacggacgtgacaaaacCTAACATATAGTTCCAtttgaaaacatttttaaaagtctttctaaaaaaaaacatttttaaaagtCTTATGCACAatattcctaccaaaaaaaaaaaaaagtcttatGTACAATATGAGATGATGTTTTGAAAACCTTTTTAAGCTACAAACATAACTCAATAAAAAGAATATTCAATTCGTAATATGGTGAGAGAGTATGtaaaattcaaatttgaatAACAAATAGAGATAAATTAATCTTTCACCATAGTTAGCCAGGTTAAATTGGAAAGCGATCAATCATTTTCATCTCATTTTAACTCATTGTATACGTATTTTAATCCAATTGATTCAATCAAAACAAATTTGACAAAGACAAATCAATATCATTTGTGCTTAAATCTCTTGTTGGATCGTTATGCTTATTCATCCTCAACCTTGAATGATGCAAAATTTATAAGGTCTGTATTTATTTGAAtactttaaaaagtttaaatttaTTATAAGAAATAATTTTATACATTTTCTGGATGTGGTCAATTATTTATCTACGtttgttaaagaaaaaaatggctaaattggaaaaataaaattgccaaaaatagaagagaaaaaaaaagactcACGTGATTGACCCTCTCTCAGTATGGCCAACTCATGTGGTATTTGTCGTTATGCAATATCAAATGGTAATTTAATTTATGTGCATACTACAAAATTACTTActcctaataaataaataattattttaaaaaatattaataattaattaatacgtGTCTCTCATTAATATTTGAGCGTCCCATCCACCGCATCAGTCTCCATTCATTtctattgggtaaattacactcatggccactgaacttcaattcttaacagtatgaccactgaactttatatttttttaacaccggtggtcactcaacacctcaaaacaatcgttgacggtctcaaaataaaaaatttgaagagttaaagacattttaagaaactttaattcttgaaaatttttgttttggggtcatttaggtgttgtttggttagaagagagaaagtaaatttttagagagagaaagctcaaaaaattacggtttcatagtaaatgtcgttctgaacaactttaattcttgaatattttcattttgaggagttagttaaaattgagtggtcaccgatgttaaaaagtctaaagttcagtgaccataccgttaagaattgaagttcaatgaccataatgttaaaatgggtaaagttcaatggccatagatgtaatttaccctaattctATACATTTCTCCCTTCCAAAGAAGCTACGTCGTTTTTGAAGTAGATAGATGGtcaatttgtcaaaattatAAGGATATAATTGGTATCCAAAATTTCTAAATTGATTGCATTTTACTGTTCATATCCCACTTCTCTTTTAATTCTATAGAATAATAGATATAGGGGTGAGAACTAGTGTGACAAGGGGTTAGAgtgtgacaatgagcttattgtgtgacataacaaaactacgtagttttgatgataattaaaaaggaaaggtggcaaatttgtaaataaaatgaaagagaggatagagaaaattgttttatttcttttctttaaaatacattttcccgacatctctaacatcgttttttgaaattttttatactattagactcgtctaaattagacggtcattttaagatccctgaagctcaagtaaaaaaatttccggtgaacggaatctgggtggacgttttccggcGAGCAAAAAAGTTtctagaaaattctcaaaacaatccagaaaatgtaaaacattattctaagaaactttaattcttgggttgaAGCGAGATATCTTAcggtttaatcccaataaaacgttttccttaattttatccattttacatgattcaacaatttgttgggtcaaaattgtaaggaatctcgctttgaggcaagaattaaagtttcttaaaataatgttttaaatgttttgaatgtttttgataattttatggacacgttttttttatcatacttattgttggtcccttataacgtgacaagtttagttccaaggggggggggataggaactatttaaaattttgtccatttaggctgacttcttttctaaagaaaaggtttacacagcgacgCTAAGTAAatctaagacacaagcttagtcaacttgtgactaagtctgcttctttacttgagtcaggagatagcactaagagtctattcctgaactcaacttctcagtgcactcaactcagcgtgagtttgttacttagtcagtttttatagcaagcaatatatgtaaaggagtttaaggttagaaataagttactcagcagacttatcttGGTTCGGTCTCTccgtctacgtccagtccccggaactcgttccgagctttttgaattctctactgagctctttaaaggtagagcaccaaaccttttacaatagaagctgagtatacaagagtaccttcctctatacctctactcactcctatatctacggctgagtactataaccgagtactcagcctctcctttctattcttctagaaatgataaagtgtttgtcctaaacaacaattgctaagacactttagatgattgaaaatcactctagacttttacacaataatatggaaattggtgtaaggtttttgctttgcttttctcacagaacttcgtgtatgaatttggacagcgtttcggctaattgaagatctgcatcgattgaagcaaatgagaggcctatttatagtgacacttgaggcaccggcaatttcgaatttcgaaataaccattggagggaaacggcttcctgtcgttgtcactcagtacgtgctcagtgtcgttggccaatgagattcttgcatcttctgtccacggcagtgctcgacagcttttcgtctggcaaacagaatgtttcgacatttttggcaaagtcttccagacagcttcctgcgccttctgaactttacccaaagtagaaatactttgtctacaagttggttcttgtctgccgctgtcctgactgcttgtcgcttaactcagcagcttcctcttgaagcttttgctagaaggcttctcgatccttcttcatactgagtcgtcgttttgcttaATACGACTTCGTttcatcttcttgggccgtgaggtcttgattatgttgacttgggtttgacttccactcatgggcttttagactttatatcttaatgtcttatagataaataaactcaacattgaacaaacacattagtataaataaatcaaagcaattaaatttaatgtgttagaatatttttttatcaattacttaaataattttgtcaaatcaaaatcatgtggaaaggtgtttcaacaaactcccccattttgatgttggcaaaaatattcagttgaagagctcagtgttgagctcccccatgatagttgaccttatattactcagtatactcccccgtaggggttgagccactgacttagttttactttaaacatttcaaggtttaatcaagtaagtctaaggtcaattttcagaaataggtcagcttataagtcatattctttttaactcaatTTATGCGGAAggtttagatatcagagagcgctgagtattttctttgttcaatatgtttaagaagacatgtaaaagaggtcaacatcttgatcaacacagcatacaTTCATAAAGCAACGTAGACAAATAATACAgttgatttagtgaagatgcgtttaactattcaatacaaaacataagtaagcatcacataagattggttaaTTTTAAAAGGATAGGTGCAagcatagttttgtattcaggtgGTCAGCACAGCAAAAAtacataagggaaagactacaagttttaacaaaatgaaatctagtcaatcctagtcaagctatttcttcttgtagttgagttgggcttcatgctctttagctttgccctttcccttttgtttttgctgactacctgaagcttcttctgaatgttgggttctttgagcttgtactttctcccccgttttgccaccatcagcaggaggaggaatgaaagtgtcttcaatggcagctagagttaggcgtttagagaatgcctttAGCTTTTGTGTGGTGGTATTTATGCCGTAAAAAatgggaacaccatcatccaaaatAGCTCATGGAATCCTGACATCTGCAGCACTCAACATACTCAGAACgtatgcttgagactttccaacccagtgtatactgtcagtgagcattgcaaatgcttgatgaaacatcttcagcAAAGACGAATCAAAATACTGACGCTGAGCATTGGTGTGtcgcacgtggttgaaagtgactcgagagtacttcaggatttcgtttgttttgagctggtcagttt includes:
- the LOC136226122 gene encoding agamous-like MADS-box protein AGL61 encodes the protein MARRKLSKGKQKIEMKRIQNEDDRLITFSKRRSGIYKKSSELVTLCGAEIGFLVFSPAGKPFSFGYPSVETIANRFLGLKINENSHPHPLIEAYRKMKVQELTQMHNDMISNLEAEKAKGAWLKAAMMRDKGKGKEINWWDAPLNELNREELEKLYALFEEVHTILCRKLTVESINGGASSSQPQAQAQAPMAEPVFADEPAANDMQNTLNGGYDFGFNQETSLRKFYPRLG